TGGAGATAGCCGCGTATGTATCTGAACTACGCGGTATACTGAAATCCTACATCACGTTTCACCCCGAGTTTTTAGAAAGTTATTCGCCTGTTGAAGTTCCGGCACACGCAGCACTCATCATTAAGCGCATGGCAGAATCTGCCAGCATTGCTAATGTTGGGCCTATGGCAGCGGTGGCGGGCACTATCTCACAAATGGTGTGCGAAAAATTTGCATACCAAAGTACCGAGCTCATTGTTGAGAACGGGGGCGATGTGTACATGCTTTCTTCCAAACCAAGAATTGCAGGTCTCTTACCAGACCCGAACAGCGATGCCACGATCGGCATTAAACTGGATGATACAGACTTCCCTGTGGGCATCTGTGCCTCATCCGCAACCATCGGTCATTCTGTCAGCTTAGGTTCCGGTGAACTGGTTGCAGTCCGATCCAAAAATGGAAGTCTTGCAGACGCCTGTGCAACATCACTTTGCAATATGCTCAAACTTCCCGGCGATGTTGAGCGTGTGACAGAAGAAGCCGCACGATTGCAGCAGTATGGCATCGAAGGCGTTTTTGCCCAATGCGGTGACAAAGTCAGCGTATGGGGAAAAATGGAGCTAGCCGTTGTTTAATATTGATTAAACACAACCAACCAACGCAATTGCTGAATCTCGCATATCAACAAATCCCCGTCATAATGGAAGTAAAATAGAAGACCTGCTACACTGCTTCCATGAGGTGTTGATATGCGAGAAGCAGCAGTTATCTTTCCCCACCAGCTTTTTTTGAACCATCCTGCAGTGACGCAGAACCGTCCTGTCTTTTTGCTGGAAGAACAACTTATGTTCGGCGACTACCGCTGGCAAAAGAACTTCCACAGACAAAAGCTGATGCTTCATCGAGCCAGCCTGAAAGCCTATGAACACCATCTGCAACAGGCAGGGCATACCACCACATATATCCCCCACTCTCCCTCACCGGATATGCACAACCTGTTTGTGGCACTGGCAGATGCAAACATTACCCGCATATACATAGCCGCCCCTTCCGACTACTTACTGGAAAAACGACTTACACGCGGATGCAGCGCAAACAACATTACGCTGACTATAGAACCTACCCCTGCATTCTTTCTGCAAAAGAAGGAAGCCGAAGAACTTTTGGGAGACAAGCCGCGTCAATCATCATTCTATACAGCCCAACGCAAGGCACTGCAGGTTCTCTTAAAAGAAAACGGCAAGCCCGAAGGCGGAAAGTGGTCAATGGATGCCCAGAACCGCTATGCGTATGACGGAGTTGTTCCTGTTCCTCCACCGCCGCCTGATGTGACGTCCGAGTTTGCCATGGAGGCACAGGCGCATGTTGCAGCTACCTACGCGGAGGCATTCGGAGCAGACGCGCCGCTGCTCTACCCCCATACACACGAACAGGCTCAGCAATGGCTTCATGATTTCATCAAGCACAAGCTGCCCCATTTCGGCATCTATCAGGATGCCATACTGCACGACTACGACTTTCTCTTCCACTCCCTGATCTCTCCAGCACTGAACATAGGACTGCTCAGTCCGCAACAGGTACTCAACGCTGTACTGGACAAATGGAAAGAGGGAGATATTCCCCTGAATTCTATAGAAGGATTTGTGAGGCAGATCATCGGCTGGCGGGAATTTATGCACGCCACCTACTGCAAACTGGGGGTACAACAGCGGAATGCAAATTTTTTCAAACACACACGCCCCATCCCGCAATCATTCTACACAGGAACCACAGGCATCGTCCCGGTAGATACCGTCATCAACAGAGTGTTGAAACACGGGTATTGCCATCATATTGAACGGCTTATGATTCTGGGAAATTTCATGCTGCTCTGCGAATTCGACCCCACGCAGGTGCACTTATGGTTTCTGGAGCTGTTTATAGACGCCTACGACTGGGTGATGGTTCCCAATGTATACGGCATGAGCCAGTATGCAGACGGAGGACTCATAACGACCAAACCCTATATAAGCAGCAGCAATTACGTGCGCAAAATGAGCGATTTTCCTCAAGGGGACTGGTGTACCATATGGGACGGACTGTACTGGCGGTTTATTTATACGCACTATGAGCTGTTTGAAAACAACAATCGCACACGCCCTATGATCTGGGGATTGCAACGCATGGAAGAAGCGACGCTGCAAAAGCACCTTTCCGTGGCTGAAACCTATCTCGCCTCGCTACCGCCCGCTACTGACGGTTCGCGATAAAAATACCGCACACAATCAGGAGGCCGGAAACCCCGTGCACCCATGTGACAGCCTCACCTAAAATAAGCCATGCCTCAAGACCACAGAAAAGCGGTAAACTGTAATACACTATCCCCGCCTTAGACGGGCCTA
This sequence is a window from Halodesulfovibrio aestuarii DSM 17919 = ATCC 29578. Protein-coding genes within it:
- a CDS encoding UPF0280 family protein; protein product: MSTKAYSNPLRHYRQQYTRHDDELAFQVLVEETDLHVTACKNLSLEIAAYVSELRGILKSYITFHPEFLESYSPVEVPAHAALIIKRMAESASIANVGPMAAVAGTISQMVCEKFAYQSTELIVENGGDVYMLSSKPRIAGLLPDPNSDATIGIKLDDTDFPVGICASSATIGHSVSLGSGELVAVRSKNGSLADACATSLCNMLKLPGDVERVTEEAARLQQYGIEGVFAQCGDKVSVWGKMELAVV
- a CDS encoding cryptochrome/photolyase family protein, with the protein product MREAAVIFPHQLFLNHPAVTQNRPVFLLEEQLMFGDYRWQKNFHRQKLMLHRASLKAYEHHLQQAGHTTTYIPHSPSPDMHNLFVALADANITRIYIAAPSDYLLEKRLTRGCSANNITLTIEPTPAFFLQKKEAEELLGDKPRQSSFYTAQRKALQVLLKENGKPEGGKWSMDAQNRYAYDGVVPVPPPPPDVTSEFAMEAQAHVAATYAEAFGADAPLLYPHTHEQAQQWLHDFIKHKLPHFGIYQDAILHDYDFLFHSLISPALNIGLLSPQQVLNAVLDKWKEGDIPLNSIEGFVRQIIGWREFMHATYCKLGVQQRNANFFKHTRPIPQSFYTGTTGIVPVDTVINRVLKHGYCHHIERLMILGNFMLLCEFDPTQVHLWFLELFIDAYDWVMVPNVYGMSQYADGGLITTKPYISSSNYVRKMSDFPQGDWCTIWDGLYWRFIYTHYELFENNNRTRPMIWGLQRMEEATLQKHLSVAETYLASLPPATDGSR